From Punica granatum isolate Tunisia-2019 chromosome 1, ASM765513v2, whole genome shotgun sequence:
TGACTACATCCGAGAAAAGGATCGCTCATCTGGTTGGAAAGCCTCCCAGGGCTGCAACGAGATCTCCACAATGAGATTGGTGGTCTCTGACCTCTATCTAAAGGACTAGTGTTTCTTGGCAAAATTTTGGTACGCGGTCATGTACCTGCCCGCTTGTCCCATCATCGAAGCAGGGGCGCGAATGACAGGTTATCCTTTCGCACCTTTCACCAGGAGTGGGTCTGTATATCGGTTCAAACCAATGAAACAGATAGAAATGGATTGCTTGCCATTCTCTTACCGGCTGGCAACAAAATCAATTCACATAATGAAGAATCTTGTCGTTTCAAGAAACATGCCCAATACGTGTCGCACTCGTAAGCCAAAGTAAGAGTTATCTGAGGTTGAGTTTATTTCCGTATAGTAGTTCCAACTTTCTGTCTCCGTGTCTTCAGATCCTAAGAAGTGCCATAGTAATCTTTGATGGAATGAAAGCTGTGATGCGCAAAATTACAGGAGTTCCTTAGGTTTCACAGAATTTTCCCACCATGTGGGCATTATGTGACTGTGTTGGCATATAACCACGAAGCATAAGAATTGCAATGGCAGAGAGACCTTTCTCAAGTATCTGATACTATATTATTTCCGAAAAATTCATCGTATTTTCCCACAAAAGAATCAATTCACTAAGCTGAACCAAGTTTCTATTGCCAACGAAAATGCACTGCTCATTTATCAATTTCAGGCAGCCTCAAAGAACAGGATGTTAGGAAGGCAATCgagattttttaattttgaaagttCAAACATTTCAGCAAAGAAATGCGAAACTATCCTAAATTCCAGGCAAAAGAAACGAGATTTTATAGAAACATGGCTCCAAGAACTTCCGGGTTTCTGCTAAATTCAGCTCAAATTGGAGCTACCAGCCAGCAACAATAATCATTCTGTGACATGACATGCATCATTTGGTCAAGCTTAATAATAGACGAAGAAATGGCAAATCAGAGCAGAAACCACCCAATTCAAAGGATTTTAAAGAAAGACAAGCAGTACCAGAAGAGGACGGCGCAGAAGAACACAAGACCCGAAATTTCTTGTGGGCATGTCTGGTTTTGGAAGAAGAAGCGAAAACTTTCTCCTTCAGACCGTTGTCGTGAAGTCCGGCGTGTAGCCGGGAAGAACCGCAAGCACTGTGCCTGGACCCAattgcagagttgaagaagagagCGCCATTACATAGACTCTGTAAAAGCTTCAATTTTCGGGgcatcctcctcctcttcttcttcctccccaCTCCCTGCTTGTCTCGGTCTGGGTCTGATCCTGCTTTGTCTGCTTGCTCGCAGCTGACACTGTAATCTCTTATCTGATCAGTGATTCGAGAGGAGAGAAGAAGACGGAACCAGCAAAAAGTGTTCCCTATTTGACTTCAggtcccttttctttttgtttttctcacAGGATTAATCTCATTTTGCACCCTGCAGTTTGAGAGTATTTCCAAAATCACCCACACACTATTAAGTTGTATCAGAATAGTCCCTAAGGTTTGGAAAAGCAGACTACAAATTGAAACCATCCAGGAACCAACACAACACTGCTGGTACTTTTGATGGAATTTGGTGCCATGCTGCTTAAACAACGTTGCCAAGAAAGCCGAGGTGAGTCGAAAAACTCGATCTTCTTCGATGTGTTGCTGATTCTCTCTGTATGGCTTAGTTTTGGAAAACAGATGTGCCAAGGATTAACGAAATTCATTCAGTTGTCACACTGGCAATGTATGGACGTTTTGTTGGGTTCATGAAGAAGAATTTGATCAGCGTCACAATTGGATTAGACATCGACAGCTCATTTTGAAACAGATACAAAGCGCAGAGCTTCAACGTTTAGTCCGGTATTTACAAAGAGTGAGAGCAAGAATAGGAAACGCGAACAAGAATCGCGAAAtcgttttcttttcaattaacAGCCCACGAGTGTCTGGACAAAGAACCTCCGGCGCTAGCTTTGCGAGTCTGATGAATACTATATTTCTGGTACCCAGAAGAATTGGCACCGAGCAGAATCCCAAAACTTAGACGCCTTCCTTTTTATTCATGGACTCGGACTCGAGAAATGCCCTTCAAAACGAAAAGGTTGCGTGTCTATTTAGACCGAACCTGAGAGGGAATTGCCTGATTCCCCCATCACAGCTACTCTCAACATCATCGTAGAGGATTGTATAGTTTGAGCTACTGACATTCCTAAAGTAGCAGTCTCTGCTGCTATTGTACTTGAATACCTCCGCCATAGTGCCCAATCCACTGACTACCAAGTTGTTCTTCACGACCATATAACCGTTTGCCTTCTGCACATTTCTCAACTTGCTCTTGGAAACTCCGAAAGCAGCCTTCCTGCCTTTGTTCTCATTGAACGCAAAGGTCACATTTGCTACTTCTAAGTAAGCTCCCTTCCCCTGGTCGAGGACGTTGATGTAGAAGACAAACGGGAACTTCTTGTAAGAATGGATCGACTTAACGGACGAGGACTCCGTCTTCAAATCGACTCTATCATCGTAATGGATCAACTGGTTAACAATCTGCATGTTCGCCTCGTTCCCCAAGATCATGCAGTTGctgaaattgaatttttgagTCCAGCGGGTAGTGATATTTCCATAAGAGGAATTAACCCATCCAGTAGCCGAGATGGACCTGTTCGCCTTGATTAGGAACTTCCCGTCCAAGCCCTTAAAGTCCAACTTCGACGAATAGAGTAGAGGCGCACCGCTGTAACTTAAAAGCTTAGATGTGGTCTTTTTGCTCTTCTCGTCCACCCAAATGTGCAAGTTCGCGTCTATGTACCAAACATCGAGGGCATTCGTGACGCTGAAACCAAGCTCATGGACCTCCCCGTCCAATATCTTAGATAAGAACGGTGTTATCTCGATATCGTAGGAAGGGAGATCGAAGGACCCAATACCGGTAATTGGTCTCCAGAAGAGAGGGTTGATTCCTCCTGTGAAGATGACAGTGAAAGGCCAAACACTGCCCACAATCTCCCCGTCGAGAGTCACCACAACCTCTCTAAAGGGCCCATTTCCATCTGCCGAGGTGAGATTGTTTGCCTCGATGTACTCATTCGGGTAATTTGCATACCAGAACTCATCATCCCCATGGAAGGAAACATATACCTCCAGCACAGCCCGATACACATTCTGCGGAATACTAAATTTCTTCGACTCGGTATCCGTGGCATTCTCGATCTCAAACCACAGCCCATCCTTCAGCGGCAAGTTCCGGGAGATGGGCAGGATCAAGTCAGCCCAGGAACCATACCCCGGAACAGAATATCCCCAATTCAGGCCATCAAAAACGGATTTTTCAGCAGCAGGGTAGAAGTGCATAGTTATATTAACATCATAAATCCCGGTGTAGGTTTTAGTGACGATATTGCCGAGGTAAACCGCTAATGTGCTGTTCTCCATGAGGAGGGAATGGTACCTCGTGATGTCCTTCTGGACAGTCCAGATGATGCCAGTGGCTCGGGGCTCGGCTGTGCAGCTGCGGAGGAGCTCAACCCCGCCGAGCCACACACCGAAGATCCGGTCGTACTGCACGCCGCGGCACGTGGCGGTCCATTCGAGGACAATCTTGGAGAACTCCCGGGAGGGGCAGCCATGGTCGGAGGGAGGGGTGTAGTTGGTGAGGACCGGTGGCTTGCCATAAGTGTAGGCGAACTGGTGGCGGAGGACAAGGTAGGAGCATGGCTTTGTGGGCGGGGTGTGGATGGGCTTGGTGACCTCGAAGTAGCGGTATGGTGGAACGGCAGTTAAGTTCGTTGTCAGGGCTGTGTCTGAGGTCGGATCGAGTCCGCGTCTGAGGGCAAGAGATTTGGACCGGCGGAGGTTGTTGGCCGCGGCGAAGGGAATAcggtggaggaggagggagagaaagaggaggaggagaaaggTAGAGGATGAGGGAGCCATGAATGGTCAACGAGATGGTAGTTAGTCAAGGAAGCTCTTTTGACTCTTCGGTTTCAACTGAAGGGTTCCTCTTCTGTTCTTTTCTCCGatgtttacttttttttcggtgagaCGGACAAAAGCCCTAAATAGCAATTAAACAAAGACAAAATGGGGCATGGAGGCCCAAGAAATATAGCCTAACAGAAGTGGTAAGACCCCATTAAGAGCTGAATGGAGAATATGagtgcccaaaggaaagtcaATCGCCCTCCTAGCAAGTCAGTCCGCGCACGAGTTTCTCTTCCGATAAATGTGTTGAATACGGATTTTCCAAGTTCGCCGGCTGAGTTATTCAATATGTTGGAGTAGGGAATGTGGGTGCACAACAACCCTCCCCGGAGATAAAGTTGCGCACCACCAAGGAGACTCCCTCAAGTATCACTTTCCGAAAATCTGAATTCCAAACCAGATCTAAAACCGGTAAGAACTCCCCATAATTTCGCCATCGTGACAGAAGTGATTCTAATATTTTGCACAAAGCCGATCACCCAACCACCATTGTCATTGCGTATTAACCCACCAGCCCCTGCTATTCCTGGATTCCCACGGACGGAGCCATCGGTGTTCACCTTGAGAAAATCTTCGGGTGACTTCAATCAGCAAATGTCCATCCAATCCTTGTTGCTACCAC
This genomic window contains:
- the LOC116208409 gene encoding peptide-N4-(N-acetyl-beta-glucosaminyl)asparagine amidase A-like, producing the protein MAPSSSTFLLLLFLSLLLHRIPFAAANNLRRSKSLALRRGLDPTSDTALTTNLTAVPPYRYFEVTKPIHTPPTKPCSYLVLRHQFAYTYGKPPVLTNYTPPSDHGCPSREFSKIVLEWTATCRGVQYDRIFGVWLGGVELLRSCTAEPRATGIIWTVQKDITRYHSLLMENSTLAVYLGNIVTKTYTGIYDVNITMHFYPAAEKSVFDGLNWGYSVPGYGSWADLILPISRNLPLKDGLWFEIENATDTESKKFSIPQNVYRAVLEVYVSFHGDDEFWYANYPNEYIEANNLTSADGNGPFREVVVTLDGEIVGSVWPFTVIFTGGINPLFWRPITGIGSFDLPSYDIEITPFLSKILDGEVHELGFSVTNALDVWYIDANLHIWVDEKSKKTTSKLLSYSGAPLLYSSKLDFKGLDGKFLIKANRSISATGWVNSSYGNITTRWTQKFNFSNCMILGNEANMQIVNQLIHYDDRVDLKTESSSVKSIHSYKKFPFVFYINVLDQGKGAYLEVANVTFAFNENKGRKAAFGVSKSKLRNVQKANGYMVVKNNLVVSGLGTMAEVFKYNSSRDCYFRNVSSSNYTILYDDVESSCDGGIRQFPLRFGLNRHATFSF